The Saccharothrix violaceirubra genome segment GTGCCACTGCGCACCGCGGTCGCCGACCTGTTCAACCTGGTCGCCTGGACCAGCTTCGACGTCGGCCGGGTCGGCGATTCGCTGGCGCACTTCGGGACAGCGTTGAAGCTGGCGTCCTCGATCGGCCACGACGCGCTCATGGCCAACATCTACTACCGCCTCGGCCGGGTGTGGCTGCACCACAACGCCCCCGGGCCCGCGCTGGCCGAGTTCCGGCTCGGCGAACGCGCGGCCCGCCGCGCCGGCTCGGCGCTCGCGCTGGCCGTGGTGAACGTGAACCAGGCATGGGCGTACGCGCACATGGGAATGGAGCACGAAGCCTTGGCGCTGTTGTCCGACGTGCCGACGACGTTCGCCCACGCGCAAGGGGAACCGGTGTCGGATTGGGCGGCGTTCTTCACACCCGCGGACCTGTCGGGCATGACCGGAGTGATCCACACCCAGCTCGGGCAGTCGGTCGATCCCCGCTTCGTCGAGCTCGCGGTGCCCGCGCTGGACTCCGCGTGGGAGTCTTACCCGGCGGAGATGGTGCGCAGTCGTGCGTTCTGCCTGGTGGCGCTCGCGACCTGCCACTTGCTCGACGACCAGGTCGACACCGCGATCGAGCTGGGCGGCCGGGCGGTTGCCCTCTGCGAGGGTTTGGAGTCCGCCCGCGTGGTCGAGCGACTGCGACCGTTGCGCAACGAGGCGCTACGCCGGCGGAACCGGACCGATGCCGCTGCGCTCGTGGAGCGCATCGGACGGCTTCGCGCCGTGGTGGTCGGGCTGCCGAGACCACCCGCCGGGCCCTGGATACGCACCAGACCCCGGCGGTGACCGGGCCGGTCCACCACTCGCGACGCCGCATGCCGTCCCCCGGCGGGGCACCGCGCACCCGAGAGAAGGACCGATGGACCACGACCTGGCGCAGGACACCTTCATCATGCTCGCCGACACCCTGGCGGCCGATTTCGACACCACCGTCGTGCTCGGACTGCTGGCCGAACGCTGTCGGGACCTGTTCGACGTCGCGGCGTGCGGACTCCTCCTGGCCGACGAGAACAACGACGCCGTCGACCTCGCCGCGGCGTCCGATCGGGACGCGCGCACACTGGAACAACTCCAACTCACCACCTGCCAGGGGCCGGCGCTCGACTGCTTCCGGGCCGGCAGCGTCGTGGTGTGCCACGACCTGGTGGACGCGTGGCAGCGGTGGCCGAGGTTCGCGCCCGTCGCCGTGGCCGACGGCTTCCGCGGCGCACACGTGC includes the following:
- a CDS encoding tetratricopeptide repeat protein, with the translated sequence MAEADVVALRDFTHDLRALDHRYGGLRSCAEVTDRLPSALALLSRPAHDRIVVPLRTAVADLFNLVAWTSFDVGRVGDSLAHFGTALKLASSIGHDALMANIYYRLGRVWLHHNAPGPALAEFRLGERAARRAGSALALAVVNVNQAWAYAHMGMEHEALALLSDVPTTFAHAQGEPVSDWAAFFTPADLSGMTGVIHTQLGQSVDPRFVELAVPALDSAWESYPAEMVRSRAFCLVALATCHLLDDQVDTAIELGGRAVALCEGLESARVVERLRPLRNEALRRRNRTDAAALVERIGRLRAVVVGLPRPPAGPWIRTRPRR